One genomic window of Thermorudis peleae includes the following:
- a CDS encoding thioredoxin domain-containing protein — protein MPNRLANETSPYLRQHADNPVDWYPWGEEAFRIAQEQDKPILLSIGYAACHWCHVMAHECFENPDIARLMNERFVCIKVDREERPDIDALYMSAVQAMTGQGGWPLTVFLTPDGRPFYGGTYFPPEDRPGLPGFPRVLLAVSETYRTRRAEVERAASDLVHFLNQQFALTLPTSTLTSTLLDEAARNLVPEFDREHGGFGTAPKFPAPTTLEFLLRTFRRVGSQRAREMVTFSLEHMIRGGIYDHIGGGFHRYAVDAAWEIPHFEKMLYDNAQLSRLLVLAYQASGNPLFRRTATETLDYVLRELRLPGGGFASAQDADVEGEEGKFYTWTTEELEEALGPQLFSVAQQYFGLRPEGNFEGKHVLHVPNPPEHVAAALGIGQEELMAQVAAIRSRLFALREQRPHPARDEKVLTSWNGLLLQALAEAATVLGEPTYAEAAVQLAAFLRDHLAEGDAHLWHVFADGQAKVTGLLEDYAYLARGLLALYELTFDRQWLHWARRLTETILREFRDPAIGDFFDTTEHADHLVARPKSLFDSPTPSPIAVTADVFLRLSLLFGDGRYEEYARTVLERYAPLASEHPTGMSQFLLVLDFLLAEPFEIALVGNPEQPDMAALLKVVREPYVPAKVVALRRPHEYDESIPLLLDRPQKNGTATAYVCRHFVCQQPVTTPAELARQLGLDDRDFTSVRE, from the coding sequence GTGCCAAATCGCCTTGCGAACGAGACCAGCCCCTATCTTCGTCAACATGCTGATAATCCTGTCGATTGGTATCCCTGGGGAGAAGAAGCCTTTCGCATCGCCCAAGAACAAGATAAGCCGATTTTGCTCAGCATCGGCTATGCCGCGTGTCACTGGTGCCACGTCATGGCTCACGAATGCTTTGAAAACCCTGACATCGCTCGTCTCATGAACGAGCGATTTGTCTGCATTAAGGTTGATCGGGAAGAACGACCGGATATTGACGCACTGTACATGAGCGCAGTACAGGCAATGACGGGGCAAGGGGGATGGCCGCTGACTGTCTTCCTAACACCAGACGGTCGGCCATTTTATGGTGGCACCTACTTTCCCCCTGAAGATCGACCAGGCCTACCAGGCTTCCCCCGCGTGCTCTTGGCTGTCTCTGAGACCTATCGCACACGACGAGCAGAGGTCGAGCGTGCTGCCAGTGACCTTGTACATTTCTTGAATCAGCAGTTTGCTCTTACTCTGCCAACAAGCACGCTGACCTCAACACTCCTTGACGAAGCGGCACGAAACCTTGTACCGGAATTCGATCGTGAGCACGGCGGATTCGGCACGGCACCGAAGTTCCCTGCGCCGACCACGCTTGAGTTCCTCCTCCGCACATTTCGTCGCGTTGGCTCCCAGCGCGCACGCGAGATGGTGACTTTCAGCCTGGAGCACATGATCCGGGGCGGAATCTATGACCACATTGGCGGAGGATTCCACCGGTATGCCGTCGATGCCGCTTGGGAGATCCCACACTTCGAGAAGATGCTCTATGACAACGCCCAGCTGAGCAGATTGCTTGTCCTTGCCTACCAGGCGAGTGGTAACCCGCTTTTCCGCCGCACGGCAACTGAGACACTCGACTACGTCCTGCGGGAGCTTCGGCTTCCCGGAGGTGGCTTCGCCAGCGCCCAAGACGCTGACGTTGAGGGCGAAGAAGGCAAGTTCTACACCTGGACAACTGAAGAACTCGAGGAAGCACTCGGTCCACAACTCTTTTCAGTGGCACAGCAGTATTTCGGCTTGCGCCCAGAAGGCAATTTTGAAGGGAAGCACGTCCTTCACGTCCCGAACCCGCCTGAACATGTCGCTGCAGCGCTTGGCATTGGGCAAGAGGAATTGATGGCGCAGGTCGCTGCAATTCGATCGCGACTCTTTGCCCTCCGTGAACAGCGCCCGCATCCAGCCCGTGATGAGAAAGTACTGACATCCTGGAACGGACTCCTCCTCCAGGCATTGGCCGAAGCGGCCACTGTGCTCGGTGAACCGACCTACGCCGAGGCCGCGGTGCAACTCGCTGCCTTCCTTCGCGACCATCTTGCAGAGGGTGACGCCCATCTCTGGCATGTCTTTGCAGATGGACAGGCCAAAGTCACGGGCCTCCTTGAGGACTACGCGTACCTCGCTCGTGGCCTCCTTGCCCTCTACGAGCTGACCTTTGATCGGCAATGGCTCCACTGGGCGCGCAGATTGACAGAAACAATCCTGCGCGAATTTCGCGATCCGGCAATCGGAGATTTCTTTGATACGACCGAACACGCCGATCATCTGGTAGCCCGGCCAAAGAGCCTCTTCGATTCGCCTACGCCGAGTCCGATCGCGGTCACGGCTGACGTCTTTCTCCGGCTGTCACTCCTCTTCGGCGACGGACGGTACGAGGAATATGCCCGCACGGTACTTGAACGTTATGCGCCACTCGCAAGTGAGCATCCGACTGGGATGAGCCAGTTCCTCCTCGTCCTTGACTTCTTGTTGGCTGAGCCGTTTGAGATTGCGCTCGTTGGGAACCCAGAACAGCCAGACATGGCCGCACTCTTGAAGGTTGTGCGTGAGCCGTATGTGCCGGCCAAGGTCGTTGCACTCCGTCGGCCACACGAGTATGACGAGTCTATACCGCTGCTGCTTGACCGTCCACAGAAGAATGGCACGGCAACGGCGTATGTCTGCCGGCACTTCGTCTGCCAACAACCGGTGACAACGCCAGCCGAGCTTGCAAGGCAGCTTGGGCTTGATGACCGCGATTTTACCAGCGTTCGCGAATAG
- the ribE gene encoding 6,7-dimethyl-8-ribityllumazine synthase, producing the protein MTLLSTNGSHPRTIAGLLNGRDRRFAIIVSRYNDFITSKLLEGALDALARHETDLSAVDVVWTPGAFELPLVAKRLAQSQRYHAVICLGAVIRGSTPHFDYVAAEVSKGIANVALETGVPVIFGVLTTDTIEQAIERAGTRMANKGAEAALAALEMASVLAQLDMVAIASQTTDR; encoded by the coding sequence ATGACACTGCTTTCAACAAATGGTAGCCACCCACGCACCATTGCTGGCCTACTCAACGGTCGTGATCGCCGTTTTGCGATTATTGTAAGCCGATACAACGACTTCATCACGAGTAAGCTGCTCGAGGGTGCGCTCGATGCGCTTGCTCGGCATGAAACGGATCTCTCAGCAGTTGATGTTGTCTGGACTCCTGGCGCGTTTGAGTTGCCGCTCGTCGCCAAACGGCTTGCGCAGAGCCAGCGCTATCATGCCGTGATTTGCCTTGGGGCGGTGATACGCGGGTCAACGCCGCACTTCGATTACGTTGCAGCAGAAGTCTCGAAGGGGATCGCGAATGTTGCCCTCGAGACGGGCGTACCGGTCATTTTTGGCGTGCTGACCACCGACACGATCGAACAAGCAATCGAACGTGCTGGGACACGCATGGCGAATAAGGGAGCCGAGGCAGCGCTCGCAGCCCTTGAGATGGCGAGTGTGCTCGCCCAACTCGATATGGTCGCGATCGCCTCACAGACAACAGATCGATGA
- a CDS encoding DUF1800 domain-containing protein, giving the protein MERLLQQPLRRRKAVAGLVAAGLSALLAAYYADSRVSSSSLDERTLFRHLLRRAGFGLAPNEVTTWQSLGWDNAVGRLVNYEQVANHDLEALLAQYHFDLTTPNGIRLWWLVRMAYTARPLEEKMTLFWHGLLTSSLGKATPSEMIRQNQFFREHALDNYGVILKGISRDVAMMRWLDLAENRVGHPNENYARELMELFTMGPGHYTEVDVREAARAFTGLVLRKDGNDYVSAFVPSQHDRGSKTFLGRTGNFGPDDIVDIILEQPATAPFLATKLLRFFVTPTPSPDLVQRIATTLQKTNYSIKAAVKDILLLPEFREPSAYRSLIKSPVEYLVGAIRQLGAHGNLQFAPQALKLMGQDLFAPPNVAGWPGGTSWLNSGTWLARLNAANTLVTQRAMVQFDFHSLLGDPLPQDPQGVVDRLAEVFVDGQLADPQRQILYDHAGPAAAYHQSPDQWLDQQGRSLVYLFLALPEYHLN; this is encoded by the coding sequence GTGGAACGCTTACTGCAACAACCGCTTCGTCGGCGCAAAGCTGTCGCTGGGCTTGTTGCTGCTGGCTTAAGTGCGCTTCTTGCCGCCTACTATGCTGATTCGCGCGTTTCCTCTTCCTCGCTCGATGAGCGAACATTATTCCGCCATCTCCTGCGTCGAGCCGGTTTTGGTCTTGCGCCGAATGAAGTGACGACCTGGCAGAGCCTCGGATGGGATAATGCTGTTGGTCGTTTGGTTAACTACGAACAGGTTGCCAATCACGATCTTGAAGCACTCCTCGCTCAGTACCACTTCGACCTCACAACACCAAACGGTATTCGCTTATGGTGGCTTGTGCGCATGGCATACACCGCACGGCCACTTGAAGAGAAGATGACGCTGTTTTGGCATGGCCTCTTAACTTCGTCGTTGGGCAAGGCGACACCAAGCGAGATGATACGCCAGAATCAGTTTTTCCGTGAGCACGCGCTGGACAATTATGGGGTCATTTTGAAGGGAATTTCACGCGATGTCGCCATGATGCGCTGGCTTGATCTTGCAGAGAATCGTGTTGGTCACCCGAATGAGAACTATGCTCGGGAGTTAATGGAGCTCTTTACCATGGGGCCTGGCCATTACACTGAAGTCGATGTTCGGGAAGCGGCTCGTGCCTTTACCGGCCTCGTCCTCCGCAAAGACGGCAATGACTATGTCTCGGCCTTCGTTCCTTCACAGCATGATCGTGGTTCCAAAACCTTTTTGGGGCGCACCGGAAATTTTGGCCCGGATGATATTGTTGACATCATCCTCGAGCAACCTGCCACTGCTCCTTTCCTTGCGACAAAACTCCTGCGCTTCTTTGTCACGCCAACGCCATCACCAGATCTCGTGCAACGAATTGCGACGACGCTCCAAAAGACAAATTATTCAATCAAGGCGGCAGTAAAGGATATATTGTTGCTGCCAGAGTTTCGTGAACCGAGTGCCTACCGCTCTCTCATCAAATCTCCCGTTGAATATCTTGTAGGAGCGATCCGTCAACTTGGAGCTCATGGGAATCTGCAATTTGCTCCCCAAGCACTCAAGCTGATGGGCCAAGATCTCTTTGCTCCGCCGAATGTTGCCGGGTGGCCTGGGGGAACAAGCTGGCTTAACAGTGGAACGTGGCTAGCCCGTCTGAATGCAGCGAATACGCTCGTAACCCAGCGCGCGATGGTGCAGTTTGATTTCCATTCGCTGCTTGGTGATCCGCTACCCCAAGACCCACAAGGAGTCGTTGATCGTCTCGCAGAGGTCTTCGTTGACGGGCAACTCGCTGATCCGCAGCGTCAGATTCTCTATGACCATGCTGGTCCAGCTGCAGCATATCACCAAAGTCCGGATCAATGGCTTGATCAGCAAGGTCGTAGCCTTGTCTATCTTTTTCTCGCTCTGCCTGAGTATCACCTAAACTAA
- a CDS encoding PIG-L deacetylase family protein has translation MSVTYEYDMRNPKANLRPVFLAPHYDDVALSCGGTVALLAERGLRPVIITCFGGEPPATLSAFARFQHQWRGLDDHNALAVRRQEERSAATLLGAEPLWLGLPDAIYRGDHYQSDAELFGAIHPDEWSLLDELEQALTSLLDKAGIQPAWYAVPLGIGNHVDHQLVRLLGQRLRAHGQVVWSYEDFPYVLLPGGEDQRHALVTQYCEQTPWMIELSAEHLERRIAAIACYESQLAVIFRDLGDPAEAVKRAAQRVRQGQLIERLWLLRSRVKEHSEAIAHVPWLLSQPEH, from the coding sequence GTGTCGGTGACGTACGAGTACGATATGCGCAACCCCAAAGCTAATCTCCGTCCAGTTTTCCTCGCTCCCCACTATGACGATGTTGCGCTCTCGTGTGGAGGCACTGTCGCGCTCCTGGCCGAGCGCGGTCTGCGACCGGTTATCATCACGTGCTTCGGCGGTGAACCGCCAGCAACCTTAAGCGCATTCGCGCGATTCCAGCATCAGTGGCGAGGGCTCGACGATCACAACGCACTTGCTGTTCGCCGTCAAGAGGAACGTTCTGCTGCCACGTTGCTTGGCGCAGAGCCACTCTGGCTGGGCTTGCCAGACGCAATTTACCGTGGCGACCACTACCAAAGTGATGCCGAACTCTTTGGTGCAATCCATCCGGACGAGTGGTCACTGCTTGATGAACTCGAGCAGGCACTGACGTCGCTCCTTGACAAGGCCGGTATTCAGCCCGCCTGGTATGCCGTGCCACTGGGCATCGGCAACCACGTTGATCACCAACTGGTTCGCCTGCTTGGTCAACGGCTTCGGGCACATGGACAGGTGGTTTGGAGCTATGAAGATTTCCCCTACGTCCTGTTGCCTGGTGGTGAAGACCAACGCCACGCGCTTGTGACCCAATATTGCGAGCAAACGCCGTGGATGATCGAGCTGTCGGCCGAGCACCTTGAGCGCCGCATCGCCGCTATCGCCTGCTACGAGTCGCAACTCGCAGTTATCTTTCGTGATCTTGGCGACCCAGCAGAAGCAGTGAAGCGCGCAGCGCAGCGCGTGCGACAGGGACAATTGATAGAGCGGCTTTGGCTTTTACGTTCACGCGTAAAAGAGCATTCCGAGGCCATAGCCCACGTTCCGTGGCTCCTGAGCCAACCCGAGCACTGA
- a CDS encoding DUF1501 domain-containing protein produces the protein MLSRRELLRASVVSLASGIVMPNLFARALEVAAADHRVSGPNAAVLDRTLIIIQLAGGNDGLNTVIPYQSGEYYAARPTLAIAPESVIPLNDQLGLHPSLSALHSLWSQGQLAIIDGVGYDHPSLSHFQAMDIWQTADP, from the coding sequence GTGCTCTCCCGGCGTGAATTGCTTCGTGCCTCAGTGGTTTCACTCGCGAGTGGCATCGTTATGCCAAACCTCTTTGCGCGAGCACTTGAAGTGGCAGCTGCTGATCACCGTGTGTCCGGGCCCAATGCTGCAGTGCTGGATCGCACGCTCATTATCATTCAACTTGCTGGCGGGAATGATGGATTGAACACGGTCATCCCGTACCAGAGCGGTGAGTATTATGCTGCCCGACCAACTTTGGCGATTGCCCCGGAATCAGTCATCCCGTTAAATGATCAACTTGGCTTGCATCCTTCGCTCAGTGCGTTGCACTCACTCTGGTCGCAAGGGCAACTCGCGATCATTGACGGCGTCGGTTATGACCATCCCAGCCTTTCCCATTTTCAGGCGATGGATATTTGGCAAACGGCGGATCCATAG
- a CDS encoding DUF1501 domain-containing protein, which translates to MSLTKAREAALRQLYQAYQPPAPYAALLQATAESAALASVQMQQVLTSYQPSVSYPSTSLADGLKLFAALITGGYGLRIGYIILGGFDTHALQADHHAQLLKTLGDAVAAFYADLQAKGHAQNTLVMTWSEFGRRVKENASHGTDHGTAAPLFVVGPGVKSGIYGEPPDLQNLDENGNLKFAVDFRSVYATVLAGWLEADPQAVLGQSFPQLPLF; encoded by the coding sequence GTGAGCCTTACCAAAGCACGTGAAGCAGCCTTGCGCCAGCTTTACCAGGCATATCAGCCACCGGCCCCATACGCAGCACTGCTTCAGGCTACTGCCGAGAGCGCTGCCCTCGCCAGCGTCCAGATGCAACAGGTACTTACGAGCTACCAGCCAAGTGTGTCCTATCCCTCAACCTCACTTGCTGATGGGTTGAAGCTTTTCGCGGCATTGATCACTGGCGGCTATGGTCTGCGGATTGGCTACATCATTCTTGGAGGATTCGACACCCATGCACTCCAAGCAGATCACCATGCTCAATTGCTGAAGACTTTGGGCGATGCTGTCGCAGCGTTTTATGCAGATCTCCAGGCCAAAGGGCATGCCCAGAATACGCTCGTTATGACCTGGTCAGAGTTTGGCCGGCGTGTAAAAGAAAATGCGAGTCATGGCACTGACCATGGCACAGCTGCTCCATTGTTCGTTGTTGGGCCAGGAGTGAAGAGTGGGATCTACGGTGAACCTCCTGACTTGCAGAACCTCGATGAGAACGGCAACCTGAAGTTTGCCGTCGATTTTCGAAGCGTCTATGCCACTGTGCTTGCCGGCTGGCTTGAGGCTGACCCGCAAGCGGTGCTAGGGCAGTCCTTCCCGCAATTGCCACTATTTTGA
- a CDS encoding D-alanyl-D-alanine carboxypeptidase family protein: MINRRQWQYVFLGCLLTLFLQVSPVQAASLPAVAATSWVIMDADSGKVLAEQASHERRAMASLTKLMTALVAVERGNLDQVVTITSGDVIGESSMGLVPGQQVTLRTLLYGLLLRSGNDAAMAIARAVGGSPAQESALARQQFIDWMNARAASLGMSDTQYINPHGLDADGHYSSAYDLALLARAVLNNPTLVTIFGTLRYSAEGFTLQNTNQLLGSYPGLIGGKTGWTDNAGRCLVLVAERAGKREIVVLLHSTGDAWFADGAALLNAGWVLLDPITTPERAAALFAWWHDRVDGPVAAGLDHRTWLWGNPISGVVSESYQESPGGERWVQYFDKGRMELTHPDQPIDARWAITGGRLAWEMITGQRQIGDSQFIALGPAAIPVAGDVVAGSPTYATLRPLLSAPAPPPGSVITQVLTANGTVTDDPQLAVYNVHAGAPDPATGHGIADVFASFTAQWGLVQVAGHVRSEPLLNPPVALLGLPITDPYWVRVPVGGRVHDVLIQCFERRCLSYTPDNPPGWQVEMGNIGQHYLHWLQTATLSSVLGLAQEPRNVGYGLGMLFYA, from the coding sequence ATGATCAACCGACGGCAGTGGCAATACGTCTTTCTTGGCTGCTTGCTGACTCTTTTCCTGCAGGTAAGCCCAGTCCAGGCGGCATCGTTACCAGCGGTCGCTGCTACAAGCTGGGTCATTATGGATGCCGATTCTGGTAAGGTGCTTGCCGAGCAAGCGAGCCATGAGCGTCGAGCGATGGCAAGCTTGACGAAGTTGATGACTGCGCTCGTTGCGGTGGAGCGAGGGAATCTCGACCAAGTTGTCACAATTACCTCGGGGGATGTAATTGGCGAGTCATCGATGGGACTCGTTCCTGGGCAACAGGTAACCTTACGGACGTTGCTCTATGGTCTGCTCCTTCGCAGTGGCAATGACGCTGCAATGGCTATTGCCCGGGCTGTTGGCGGTAGTCCCGCTCAGGAGAGCGCGCTTGCACGCCAGCAATTTATCGACTGGATGAATGCTCGGGCAGCGAGCCTTGGCATGAGCGATACGCAGTACATCAATCCGCATGGCTTAGATGCGGATGGCCACTACAGCTCCGCGTATGACCTTGCTTTACTTGCGCGCGCTGTGCTGAACAATCCAACGCTCGTTACTATCTTTGGCACACTCCGCTACAGCGCTGAGGGCTTCACGCTCCAGAATACGAACCAGTTGCTCGGCAGCTATCCTGGCTTGATCGGGGGCAAAACTGGCTGGACAGACAATGCTGGTCGGTGTCTGGTGCTGGTTGCCGAGCGCGCTGGCAAACGCGAAATTGTAGTGTTGCTTCATTCAACTGGCGATGCCTGGTTTGCTGACGGCGCTGCCTTGCTGAATGCTGGCTGGGTGCTGCTCGATCCCATCACGACTCCTGAGCGGGCAGCTGCGCTTTTCGCGTGGTGGCATGACCGTGTTGATGGACCGGTCGCAGCTGGTCTTGATCATCGTACGTGGCTCTGGGGCAATCCAATCAGTGGTGTCGTGAGCGAGTCATATCAGGAATCACCCGGTGGCGAGCGGTGGGTACAGTATTTTGATAAGGGGCGTATGGAGTTGACACATCCTGATCAACCGATCGACGCTCGCTGGGCGATCACGGGGGGCCGGCTCGCGTGGGAAATGATTACTGGCCAGCGACAGATTGGCGATAGCCAGTTTATTGCACTTGGCCCTGCTGCCATTCCAGTTGCTGGTGATGTCGTAGCGGGATCACCGACGTATGCCACGCTCCGGCCACTCTTATCGGCTCCAGCCCCACCACCCGGTTCGGTCATTACCCAAGTGCTTACTGCGAATGGTACAGTGACGGATGATCCGCAGCTTGCAGTGTACAACGTCCATGCGGGAGCGCCTGATCCAGCCACTGGACACGGGATTGCTGATGTCTTTGCGAGCTTCACTGCCCAGTGGGGACTTGTGCAAGTTGCCGGCCATGTCCGCTCCGAACCGCTGCTCAATCCTCCGGTTGCGCTTCTTGGTCTGCCGATCACGGATCCGTACTGGGTACGGGTACCGGTAGGAGGGCGTGTCCACGACGTACTAATCCAGTGCTTTGAACGTCGCTGTTTAAGCTATACGCCGGATAATCCACCAGGATGGCAAGTCGAAATGGGCAATATTGGTCAGCACTATCTCCATTGGCTACAGACAGCGACACTGTCGTCAGTGCTCGGGTTGGCTCAGGAGCCACGGAACGTGGGCTATGGCCTCGGAATGCTCTTTTACGCGTGA
- the selB gene encoding selenocysteine-specific translation elongation factor codes for MTVTPPTSVVGTAGHVDHGKSTLVKALTGIDPDRLREEKEREMTIDLGFAWLTLPSGRRVSMIDVPGHERFIRNMLAGVGGFDAALLVIAADEGPMPQTREHLAILDLLEIRQGIVAITKRDLVEPDWLELVMNETIELLQGTTLEGAPLIPVSAITGEGLAELIQTLDTLLATLPPHPADGKPRLAVDRVFTIAGFGTVVTGTLRDGPLSVGQEIEILPAGKRGRIRGLQRHREKVEHASPGARTAVNISGIAVEEISRGDVLTIPGWLTPTQRIDARIRLLADAPAILEQDDEVMLFIGTSETLAQLTLLDAEKLTPGDTGWVQLRLRKPVVAVRGDRFILRRPSPSATLGGGVVVDAHPPRHRRFHPATIATLELLARGEPVELVRHALAEEPRDVATLTRQLTLHEHHVADALEVLQAQGEIIALVSPTPHTPTLYLQREALEAWRSRLVALLADYHQQYPLRRGMPKEAARSQLEIAPRAFDALVATFAGMGAIVDDGDVLRLPTHAIQLTPQQEAAAQRLLAALHETPYTPPSPSTLGVDPELVNALIELGYIVRVDEDIVFPTDVMQEIEQTVLTLIDANNGLTLAQFRDHFNTSRKYAQAVLEYLDRKRVTRRVGDVRVRYAQPQS; via the coding sequence ATGACCGTTACACCGCCGACCTCGGTTGTTGGTACAGCCGGGCATGTTGATCATGGCAAGTCAACGCTCGTCAAAGCACTGACGGGGATTGACCCAGATCGACTGCGTGAAGAAAAAGAACGCGAAATGACGATTGACCTCGGTTTTGCTTGGCTCACGTTGCCAAGCGGCCGACGGGTCAGCATGATCGATGTGCCCGGCCATGAACGCTTCATCCGCAATATGCTGGCTGGAGTCGGTGGCTTCGACGCAGCGCTCCTCGTTATTGCAGCTGACGAAGGGCCAATGCCCCAGACACGCGAGCACTTGGCTATTCTTGATCTTCTCGAGATTCGCCAGGGTATTGTTGCGATCACCAAACGTGACCTTGTCGAGCCAGACTGGCTTGAGCTTGTGATGAATGAAACGATTGAACTGCTCCAAGGTACGACACTTGAAGGGGCACCGCTCATCCCAGTCTCGGCGATCACTGGCGAAGGCTTGGCGGAACTCATCCAGACGCTGGATACACTGCTGGCGACGCTTCCACCACATCCAGCAGACGGCAAGCCGCGCCTCGCAGTCGATCGCGTCTTTACCATAGCGGGCTTTGGCACCGTTGTCACTGGCACACTTCGCGATGGGCCGCTTAGCGTTGGCCAAGAGATTGAGATTCTGCCTGCCGGGAAACGCGGGCGCATCCGCGGTTTACAACGCCATCGGGAAAAAGTTGAGCATGCCTCTCCTGGCGCCAGAACGGCGGTGAACATTAGCGGCATAGCCGTCGAGGAGATCAGTCGAGGAGATGTGCTCACGATCCCAGGCTGGCTTACTCCAACCCAGCGGATCGACGCCCGGATCCGTTTGCTGGCAGATGCTCCAGCCATCCTCGAGCAAGATGATGAAGTGATGCTCTTCATCGGGACAAGCGAGACGCTTGCACAACTCACGTTGCTGGATGCGGAGAAGCTCACCCCAGGCGATACTGGTTGGGTCCAGCTCCGCCTGCGTAAACCGGTCGTCGCCGTTCGTGGGGATCGTTTCATCCTTCGTCGCCCCTCACCAAGTGCGACCTTGGGAGGCGGTGTGGTCGTGGACGCACACCCGCCGCGTCACCGGCGCTTTCATCCCGCAACAATTGCGACACTCGAACTGCTCGCTCGTGGTGAACCAGTGGAACTCGTCCGCCACGCGCTCGCTGAGGAACCACGTGACGTTGCGACATTAACCCGGCAATTGACATTGCATGAGCACCATGTAGCGGACGCCCTTGAGGTACTGCAAGCACAAGGCGAAATCATTGCACTCGTATCCCCAACTCCACACACGCCGACGCTTTACCTTCAGCGGGAAGCGCTCGAAGCATGGCGTAGCCGTCTTGTTGCACTGTTAGCTGATTACCATCAACAGTATCCCTTGCGCCGTGGCATGCCGAAGGAAGCTGCCCGTAGCCAGCTCGAGATTGCACCGCGGGCGTTTGATGCACTTGTCGCAACATTCGCTGGCATGGGAGCAATCGTTGACGATGGTGATGTCCTCCGCCTGCCAACACACGCGATTCAATTGACTCCACAACAAGAGGCAGCAGCTCAGCGGTTGCTAGCCGCGCTGCATGAGACACCCTATACGCCACCGTCACCTTCGACGCTTGGTGTGGATCCAGAACTCGTCAATGCCCTGATTGAGCTTGGATACATCGTTCGTGTCGACGAAGATATCGTTTTCCCAACCGATGTTATGCAGGAAATCGAGCAAACGGTCCTGACGCTCATTGACGCAAACAATGGCCTGACGCTCGCGCAGTTCCGGGACCATTTCAATACGAGCCGCAAGTATGCACAGGCAGTTCTTGAATATCTCGATCGAAAGCGAGTGACACGTCGTGTCGGTGACGTACGAGTACGATATGCGCAACCCCAAAGCTAA